From the Spirochaetaceae bacterium genome, one window contains:
- a CDS encoding NAD(P) transhydrogenase subunit alpha yields the protein MNKVFLCKETDKNETRAALVPADVKKLIGMGYEVAVERGAGLKIAGCTDAEYEAAGAKLMSLNDGYNFADIVVRINKPDNVSGIKKDTLHVSSFDVFNEKAAINDFAGAGIRMLSLEMMPRTTIAQKMDIQSSQASLAGYYAVLLAATKLPKVFPMMMTPSGTISPAKVFIIGVGVAGLQAIATAKRLGSRVEAFDTRPVVEEQVKSLGAKFVKIDIGETGQTEQGYAKELTPEQVELQRKGQAKVCAGSDIVITTAKVFGRKAPILITKEMLAQMKPGSIVVDMAVKTGGNVEGSDPTKDVMLDNGVLIVGGDSLERFVAKDASAMFSGNIFNLLEHFWDNEKKSFKYDPADEILAGCVITDGGKIIHPRFI from the coding sequence ATGAATAAAGTATTTTTATGTAAAGAAACTGATAAAAATGAAACGCGAGCTGCCTTAGTCCCTGCCGATGTCAAAAAGTTAATCGGTATGGGTTATGAAGTTGCCGTAGAAAGAGGGGCCGGGTTAAAGATAGCCGGCTGTACCGATGCCGAGTACGAAGCCGCCGGCGCTAAGCTTATGTCTTTAAATGACGGCTATAATTTTGCCGACATCGTGGTGCGTATTAACAAACCAGATAATGTAAGCGGTATTAAAAAAGATACCTTGCATGTTAGCAGCTTTGATGTTTTTAACGAAAAAGCCGCCATTAATGATTTTGCCGGTGCCGGTATCCGAATGTTAAGCCTAGAAATGATGCCGCGTACTACCATCGCTCAAAAGATGGATATTCAAAGTTCTCAGGCTTCGCTGGCCGGTTATTACGCCGTGCTGCTTGCCGCAACCAAACTGCCAAAGGTTTTCCCTATGATGATGACCCCTTCGGGTACCATCTCGCCCGCCAAAGTTTTTATTATTGGTGTGGGTGTGGCCGGTTTACAGGCCATTGCTACCGCGAAACGTTTGGGCAGCCGTGTAGAAGCCTTTGATACAAGGCCGGTGGTAGAAGAGCAAGTAAAAAGTTTGGGTGCCAAATTTGTTAAAATTGATATTGGTGAAACCGGTCAAACCGAGCAAGGTTATGCCAAAGAGCTTACCCCCGAACAAGTTGAATTGCAACGCAAAGGCCAAGCAAAGGTTTGTGCCGGCAGCGATATTGTTATTACTACCGCTAAAGTTTTTGGCCGCAAAGCCCCAATCCTTATTACTAAGGAAATGCTTGCCCAAATGAAGCCCGGCAGCATTGTGGTGGATATGGCTGTTAAAACCGGCGGTAATGTGGAAGGCAGCGACCCTACCAAAGATGTAATGCTGGATAACGGTGTGCTTATTGTGGGCGGCGACAGCCTAGAAAGGTTTGTCGCTAAAGACGCTTCGGCGATGTTTAGCGGTAACATCTTTAACCTACTTGAGCACTTTTGGGATAACGAAAAGAAAAGTTTTAAGTACGACCCTGCCGATGAAATTTTGGCCGGTTGTGTGATTACCGATGGTGGGAAGATTATCCACCCACGATTTATTTAA
- a CDS encoding NAD(P) transhydrogenase subunit alpha, whose protein sequence is MGIISLLFVFVMAAFLGLELIAKVPSQLHTPLMSATNAISGIILIGAVSITAGQTFGSLGMWLGLLGIFLATINVVGGFLVTARMLEMFKDKGGKK, encoded by the coding sequence ATGGGTATAATTAGCCTGTTGTTTGTCTTTGTTATGGCGGCTTTTTTGGGGTTAGAGCTTATTGCTAAGGTGCCTTCGCAGCTGCATACGCCGTTAATGTCGGCTACTAATGCTATTTCGGGCATTATTTTAATAGGTGCGGTTAGCATTACCGCCGGTCAAACCTTTGGCAGCTTAGGCATGTGGCTTGGGTTACTGGGTATTTTTTTAGCCACTATCAATGTGGTGGGCGGCTTTTTGGTTACCGCCCGTATGTTAGAGATGTTTAAAGATAAGGGAGGTAAAAAATAA
- a CDS encoding NAD(P)(+) transhydrogenase (Re/Si-specific) subunit beta, translating to MREMLINLAYILSAVLFIMGIKRLGKIKTARQGNAVSAFAMLVAVVAIFFDPQVMAAGFIGTFDNVHLWIFVAIILASLIGIVWAKKVAMTGMPEMVAMLNGFGALASFAVGAVDFLRIRATGGETDIITAVSTGLAIFIGAMAFTGSIIATLKLSEKISGKAVMFPGQNGLNALIMLLVAAIIVVYALPVSIVSVEIKTYAIIALMVISAIFGITLVMRIGGGDMPVVISLINSLTGLAVASAGFIILNPALIVTGCLVGASGIILTLIMCKAMNRSISNLLFSGFGANVSSGKANGPQAEPKSMSVEDAYMVMEAAQSVVFIPGYGMAVAQAQHAVKELAAKLEENGAEVNFAIHPVAGRMPGHMNVLLAEADIPYEQLKTMDEINPTMPTYDVAVVIGANDVVNPAAETDTSSPIYGMPIIKAHEARTVFVLKRGKGKGFSGIENELFTRPNTIMIYGDAKGTITGLANEFGAE from the coding sequence ATGCGAGAAATGCTTATTAACTTAGCATACATTTTATCGGCCGTATTATTTATTATGGGTATAAAACGGCTAGGCAAAATTAAAACAGCTAGGCAAGGTAATGCGGTTTCGGCCTTTGCTATGTTGGTGGCTGTGGTGGCCATCTTTTTCGACCCTCAAGTTATGGCCGCTGGCTTTATCGGCACTTTTGATAATGTTCATTTATGGATATTTGTCGCTATTATTTTGGCTTCTTTAATTGGTATTGTTTGGGCTAAAAAGGTAGCCATGACGGGTATGCCTGAAATGGTGGCCATGCTTAACGGCTTTGGTGCTTTGGCCTCCTTTGCTGTTGGTGCAGTAGACTTTTTACGTATTCGGGCTACAGGCGGTGAGACCGATATTATAACTGCTGTTTCTACGGGGCTAGCTATCTTTATTGGGGCAATGGCCTTTACCGGTTCAATTATTGCCACCCTTAAATTATCAGAAAAAATTTCGGGTAAAGCTGTAATGTTTCCCGGTCAAAATGGCCTTAACGCTCTTATTATGTTATTGGTAGCGGCTATTATTGTTGTGTACGCTTTGCCTGTTAGTATAGTAAGTGTAGAGATTAAAACCTATGCTATTATCGCCTTAATGGTTATTTCGGCCATTTTTGGTATTACTTTGGTTATGCGTATTGGCGGCGGCGATATGCCGGTGGTTATTTCGCTTATCAACAGCCTTACTGGTTTAGCTGTTGCCAGTGCCGGCTTTATTATTTTAAATCCTGCCCTTATAGTAACCGGTTGTTTGGTAGGAGCATCGGGAATTATTCTTACCCTTATTATGTGTAAGGCCATGAACCGCTCTATCAGCAACCTTTTATTTAGTGGTTTTGGGGCTAATGTAAGTAGTGGTAAGGCGAATGGCCCACAGGCCGAGCCAAAATCGATGAGCGTAGAAGACGCTTATATGGTGATGGAGGCCGCTCAAAGTGTGGTCTTTATTCCCGGTTACGGTATGGCCGTTGCCCAAGCGCAGCACGCTGTAAAAGAACTGGCCGCTAAGCTGGAAGAAAATGGTGCAGAGGTAAACTTTGCTATTCACCCGGTAGCCGGCCGTATGCCCGGCCACATGAACGTTTTATTGGCCGAAGCCGATATTCCTTATGAGCAGCTAAAAACGATGGACGAAATTAACCCCACCATGCCAACCTATGATGTGGCAGTGGTAATTGGTGCCAACGACGTTGTCAACCCCGCTGCCGAAACCGATACCAGCTCGCCTATTTATGGTATGCCTATTATTAAGGCCCACGAAGCGCGTACGGTATTTGTGCTTAAGCGCGGGAAAGGTAAAGGCTTTAGCGGTATAGAGAACGAGCTGTTTACACGGCCAAATACCATAATGATTTATGGTGATGCTAAAGGTACAATTACCGGCCTTGCCAATGAGTTTGGTGCAGAGTAA